One segment of Deltaproteobacteria bacterium DNA contains the following:
- a CDS encoding 3-dehydroquinate synthase II family protein, which yields MQRTIIFSAVPFDKNLVTLALESGVDGILVEDERAGDVSALGLTTVHRLSETVLIDLKSKEDEERAVSSLSGGALTILGKGWEIIPVENILAQAQGLGLEVESLDRAILAAGILEVGVETIIVLPQAAHELKDIVAQFKTRQGQVDLETAVVTEVRPTGLGHRVCVDTLSILRPGQGMLVGNTSAFCFLVHAETEANPYVAPRPFRINAGSVHAYAALPGDKTAYLEELGPGREVLIVGADGQSHKGVVGRAKTEIRPMLMITAQVGERHGCIFLQNAETIRLVRPGGDSVSVVSLKPGDEILCRLDQAGRHFGMRIKEEIHE from the coding sequence ATGCAACGCACCATCATCTTTTCGGCCGTGCCCTTCGACAAAAATCTGGTCACCCTGGCCCTGGAGTCCGGGGTGGACGGCATCCTGGTCGAGGACGAACGGGCCGGGGACGTCTCCGCCCTGGGCCTGACCACCGTCCACCGTCTCTCCGAAACCGTGCTCATCGACCTGAAATCCAAAGAGGATGAGGAACGGGCTGTCTCGTCTTTGTCCGGTGGCGCCCTGACCATTCTCGGAAAGGGATGGGAGATCATCCCCGTGGAAAACATCCTGGCCCAGGCTCAGGGTCTCGGACTGGAAGTGGAATCCCTGGACAGGGCCATACTTGCGGCCGGCATCCTTGAGGTCGGAGTGGAAACAATCATCGTCCTGCCCCAGGCCGCCCACGAACTCAAGGACATCGTCGCCCAATTCAAGACCAGGCAGGGACAGGTTGATTTGGAAACGGCCGTGGTCACCGAGGTCCGTCCCACGGGCCTGGGGCACCGGGTCTGCGTGGACACCCTGTCCATCCTCCGTCCGGGCCAGGGCATGCTGGTAGGCAACACCAGCGCCTTCTGCTTTTTGGTTCACGCCGAAACCGAAGCCAACCCCTATGTGGCCCCCCGGCCGTTTCGAATCAACGCCGGATCGGTCCACGCCTATGCTGCCCTTCCCGGCGACAAGACCGCCTATCTCGAGGAACTTGGCCCTGGCCGCGAGGTCCTCATTGTCGGAGCCGACGGCCAATCCCACAAGGGCGTTGTCGGCCGGGCCAAAACCGAGATTCGGCCCATGCTCATGATCACCGCCCAGGTCGGCGAACGCCACGGCTGCATCTTCCTCCAGAACGCCGAGACCATCCGCCTGGTCCGGCCCGGAGGCGATTCCGTCTCCGTGGTCT
- a CDS encoding fructose-bisphosphate aldolase (catalyzes the reversible formation of fructose 1,6-bisphosphate from glycerone phosphate and D-glyceraldehyde 3-phosphate), translated as MHLGKSIRQERIFNRNTGRTIIVPLDHGVSVGPIYGLVDLRETVNKVAEGGANAVIMHKGLPRCGHRGQGQDIGLIIHLSASTCLSPFPNAKSLVGSVEDAIRLGADAVSVHVNLGDETESRMLSDLGQTASRANEWGMPVLAMVYARGSKIENEYDVKVVTHAARVGEELGADVVKVPYTGSAETFARVVEACCVPVVIAGGPKMDSTRDLVQMVSDSVAAGGAGLSIGRNVFQAKDPARLVKALHGVVHEDWTVDQAMDFLASTPEGR; from the coding sequence ATGCACTTGGGAAAAAGCATCCGACAGGAACGAATCTTCAACCGCAACACCGGCCGGACCATCATCGTCCCCCTTGACCACGGGGTCAGCGTCGGCCCCATCTACGGACTGGTCGACCTTCGAGAGACCGTGAACAAGGTCGCCGAGGGCGGGGCCAACGCCGTCATCATGCACAAGGGCCTGCCCCGCTGCGGCCATCGCGGTCAAGGCCAGGACATCGGCCTCATCATCCACCTCTCCGCCAGTACCTGCCTCTCCCCCTTCCCCAACGCCAAATCTCTTGTCGGCAGTGTCGAGGACGCCATCCGCCTTGGGGCCGACGCCGTGTCCGTCCACGTCAACCTGGGCGACGAGACAGAGTCCCGGATGCTCAGTGACCTGGGGCAGACGGCGTCCAGGGCCAATGAATGGGGCATGCCCGTCCTGGCCATGGTCTACGCCCGGGGCTCCAAGATCGAAAACGAATACGACGTCAAGGTCGTCACCCACGCCGCCCGGGTCGGCGAGGAACTCGGCGCCGACGTGGTCAAGGTTCCCTACACTGGATCGGCCGAAACCTTCGCCCGGGTAGTCGAAGCCTGCTGCGTGCCCGTGGTCATCGCCGGCGGCCCCAAGATGGACAGCACCCGAGATCTTGTCCAAATGGTCTCCGACTCCGTGGCCGCTGGCGGTGCCGGCCTTTCCATAGGCCGCAACGTCTTCCAGGCCAAAGACCCGGCCCGTCTGGTCAAGGCCCTGCACGGCGTCGTCCACGAAGATTGGACCGTGGACCAGGCCATGGATTTTCTGGCCTCGACCCCGGAAGGTCGCTGA
- a CDS encoding GGDEF domain-containing protein has protein sequence MNPHVLTLFFDPALITDRTGAVQDFNPECARRFPRLAKGSALGTIFGQGQASNLMAQLEAKTQPIQCSIKLDGPHEINAMLRAMKTADDLRLLVLHIPPVCDGQSEEGDDLALRDPLTGLANRILLLQQTREALSKTLTQGGFTSFLFMDLDAFKPVNDTYGHECGDHVLIILAERIKTVVRDHDLVSRIGGDEFVVLLTGLQNGMHAGLTATRLIKAISEPIPWEGIKITVGVSIGISVAPTDSEDPIELLNKADQAMYVAKRSGKNNYSFWNEAAYFI, from the coding sequence ATGAATCCACATGTACTGACCCTCTTTTTCGATCCGGCCCTGATCACCGACCGCACCGGGGCCGTTCAGGACTTCAATCCCGAATGCGCCCGACGGTTTCCCCGACTGGCCAAGGGGTCTGCCCTGGGAACGATTTTCGGTCAGGGACAGGCCTCCAACCTCATGGCCCAACTGGAGGCCAAGACCCAACCCATCCAATGCAGCATCAAGCTGGACGGGCCCCACGAAATCAACGCCATGCTCCGGGCCATGAAGACTGCGGACGATCTGAGGCTTCTGGTCTTACATATTCCCCCGGTCTGCGATGGACAGTCTGAGGAAGGCGACGACCTGGCTTTGCGTGACCCCCTGACAGGCTTGGCAAACCGGATTCTTTTGTTGCAGCAGACACGGGAGGCTCTGAGCAAGACCCTAACCCAGGGCGGGTTCACCTCCTTTCTGTTCATGGACTTGGACGCCTTCAAGCCCGTCAACGACACCTACGGGCACGAGTGCGGCGACCATGTGCTGATCATCCTGGCCGAACGGATCAAGACCGTGGTCAGGGATCACGACCTTGTGTCCCGCATCGGTGGCGACGAATTCGTGGTCCTGCTAACTGGACTCCAGAACGGCATGCACGCCGGGCTGACGGCCACCCGGCTCATCAAGGCCATCTCCGAACCGATCCCATGGGAGGGCATCAAGATCACCGTGGGAGTCAGCATCGGCATCAGCGTCGCCCCCACCGACAGTGAGGATCCCATCGAGCTTTTGAACAAGGCCGACCAGGCCATGTATGTTGCCAAACGCTCCGGCAAGAACAACTACTCGTTCTGGAACGAGGCCGCCTATTTCATCTGA